The following coding sequences lie in one Arabidopsis thaliana chromosome 3, partial sequence genomic window:
- the SKOR gene encoding STELAR K+ outward rectifier (STELAR K+ outward rectifier (SKOR); FUNCTIONS IN: outward rectifier potassium channel activity, cyclic nucleotide binding; INVOLVED IN: potassium ion transport, response to abscisic acid stimulus; LOCATED IN: membrane; EXPRESSED IN: 8 plant structures; EXPRESSED DURING: L mature pollen stage, M germinated pollen stage, 4 anthesis; CONTAINS InterPro DOMAIN/s: Cyclic nucleotide-binding (InterPro:IPR000595), Potassium channel, voltage-dependent, EAG/ELK/ERG (InterPro:IPR003938), Protein of unknown function DUF3354 (InterPro:IPR021789), Ankyrin repeat-containing domain (InterPro:IPR020683), Ion transport (InterPro:IPR005821), Cyclic nucleotide-binding-like (InterPro:IPR018490), RmlC-like jelly roll fold (InterPro:IPR014710), Ankyrin repeat (InterPro:IPR002110); BEST Arabidopsis thaliana protein match is: gated outwardly-rectifying K+ channel (TAIR:AT5G37500.1); Has 82938 Blast hits to 34972 proteins in 1815 species: Archae - 147; Bacteria - 10317; Metazoa - 39460; Fungi - 7131; Plants - 3765; Viruses - 1138; Other Eukaryotes - 20980 (source: NCBI BLink).) translates to MGGSSGGGVSYRSGGESDVELEDYEVDDFRDGIVESRGNRFNPLTNFLGLDFAGGSGGKFTVINGIRDISRGSIVHPDNRWYKAWTMFILIWALYSSFFTPLEFGFFRGLPENLFILDIAGQIAFLVDIVLTFFVAYRDSRTYRMIYKRSSIALRYLKSTFIIDLLACMPWDIIYKAAGEKEEVRYLLLIRLYRVHRVILFFHKMEKDIRINYLFTRIVKLIFVELYCTHTAACIFYYLATTLPASQEGYTWIGSLKLGDYSYSKFREIDLWTRYTTSMYFAVVTMATVGYGDIHAVNMREMIFAMVYISFDMILGAYLIGNMTALIVKGSKTERFRDKMADIMRYMNRNKLGRNIRGQITGHLRLQYESSYTEAAVLQDIPVSIRAKIAQTLYLPYIEKVPLFRGCSSEFINQIVIRLHEEFFLPGEVIMEQGSVVDQLYFVCHGVLEEIGITKDGSEEIVAVLQPDHSFGEISILCNIPQPYTVRVAELCRILRLDKQSFMNILEIFFHDGRRILNNLLEGKESNVRIKQLESDITFHISKQEAELALKLNSAAFYGDLYQLKSLIRAGGDPNKTDYDGRSPLHLAASRGYEDITLYLIQESVDVNIKDKLGSTPLLEAIKNGNDRVAALLVKEGATLNIENAGTFLCTVVAKGDSDFLKRLLSNGIDPNSKDYDHRTPLHVAASEGFYVLAIQLVEASANVLAKDRWGNTPLDEALGCGNKMLIKLLEDAKNSQISSFPSGSKEPKDKVYKKKCTVYFSHPGDSKEKRRRGIVLWVPRSIEELIRTAKEQLNVPEASCVLSEDEAKIIDVDLISDGQKLYLAVET, encoded by the exons ATGGGAGGTAGTAGCGGCGGCGGAGTTTCTTATCGTAGCGGCGGCGAATCAGACGTGGAATTAGAGGATTACGAGGTTGATGATTTCAGAGATGGGATTGTAGAATCGCGAGGAAACAGATTCAATCCTCTCACCAATTTCTTAGGGTTAGACTTCGCCGGCGGTAGCGGTGGAAAGTTCACCGTCATTAATGGAATCAGAGATATCTCCAGAGGCTCCATTGTTCATCCCGATAACCG GTGGTACAAGGCGTGGACGATGTTTATATTGATATGGGCACTttattcttccttcttcactcCATTGGAATTCGGATTCTTCAGGGGATTACCAGAGAATCTGTTCATCCTCGATATCGCTGGCCAAATCGCTTTCTTAGTAGATATTGTCTTGACATTCTTCGTTGCTTATCGTGATAGCCGAACTTATAGAATGATCTATAAACGCAGCTCAATTGCTTTACG GTACTTAAAATCAACTTTTATAATTGACTTACTTGCTTGCATGCCATGGGATATCATCTACAAG GCTGCAGgcgaaaaagaagaagtgagatACCTATTGTTGATAAGGCTATATCGAGTTCATAGAGTAATCCTGTTTTTCCACAAAATGGAGAAAGATATAAGAATCAATTACCTTTTTACAAGAATCGTCAAGCTTATATTCGTCGAGCTTTATTGCACTCACACCGCAGCTTGTATCTTCTATTACTTGGCCACGACGCTTCCTGCTTCTCAAGAAGGGTACACTTGGATTGGAAGCTTGAAGTTAGGAGATTACAGTTACTCGAAGTTTAGAGAGATCGATCTCTGGACTCGATACACTACTTCTATGTACTTTGCAGTTGTTACTATGGCAACTGTTG GTTATGGAGATATACACGCGGTTAATATGCGGGAAATGATATTCGCGATGGTCTACATTTCATTCGATATGATTCTAGGAGCTTACTTGATTGGTAACATGACAGCTTTGATTGTAAAAGGTtcgaaaacagagagattccGGGATAAGATGGCTGATATCATGCGGTATATGAACCGAAACAAACTCGGTAGGAACATCCGTGGTCAGATTACCGGACATTTGCGGTTGCAGTACGAAAGCAGCTACACTGAAGCAGCTGTTCTTCAAGACATTCCTGTCTCTATCCGTGCTAAG ATTGCGCAAACTTTATACTTGCCGTATATTGAGAAAGTTCCTCTCTTTCGCGGATGCTCATCTGAATTCATTAACCAGATT GTTATAAGACTTCATGAAGAGTTCTTTCTTCCTGGAGAAGTTATAATGGAGCAAGGAAGCGTCGTTGATCAGCTCTACTTTGTTTGTCACGGTGTATTG GAGGAGATAGGTATAACAAAGGATGGATCTGAAGAAATAGTGGCAGTTCTACAACCAGATCATTCTTTTGGAGAGATTTCAATCCTCTGCAATATTCCTCAGCCTTACACGGTTAGAGTTGCAGAGCTATGTCGGATTCTAAGGCTTGACAAGCAATCTTTCATGAACATACTCGAGATATTTTTCCATGATGGACGGAGGATTCTCAACAATCTGCTTGAAGGGAAAGAATCTAATGTCCGGATTAAGCAACTAGAATCCGATATAACCTTTCATATCAGTAAACAAGAGGCAGAGCTAGCTCTGAAGTTGAATAGTGCGGCTTTCTACGGTGATCTTTATCAGCTTAAGAGTTTGATTCGAGCTGGAGGTGACCCGAATAAGACAGATTATGACGGAAGATCGCCTTTG CATCTTGCAGCCTCTAGAGGATATGAAGATATTACATTATATCTTATACAAGAATCAGTTGATGTAAATATCAAAGATAAATTGGGGAGCACACCTTTACTAGAAGCAATCAAGAATGGGAATGATCGTGTTGCGGCGTTGCTTGTTAAAGAAGGAGCTACGTTGAACATAGAGAACGCAGGGACTTTCCTTTGCACCGTGGTTGCGAAAGGAGACAGCGATTTCTTGAAACGGCTTCTTAGTAACGGAATTGATCCTAATTCCAAAGATTATGATCACAGAACACCTCTTCATGTAGCTGCCTCTGAAGGATTTTATGTCTTGGCGATCCAATTGGTAGAAGCAAGTGCTAATGTTCTTGCAAAAGACAG atGGGGAAACACACCTCTTGATGAAGCTTTGGGTTGTGGGAACAAGATGTTGATAAAGTTACTCGAAGACGCTAAGAATTCTCAAATCTCTTCGTTTCCGAGTGGCTCCAAAGAGCCTAAAG ATAAAGTCTATAAGAAGAAATGTACAGTGTATTTTTCACATCCTGGTGATtcgaaagagaaaagaaggcGCGGGATTGTACTGTGGGTACCTCGAAGCATCGAGGAGCTTATAAGAACAGCAAAGGAGCAGCTGAATGTTCCGGAGGCTTCTTGTGTATTATCTGAAGATGAAGCCAAAATTATTGATGTAGATTTGATAAGTGATGGACAAAAACTGTATTTGGCTGTTGAAACATAA
- the SKOR gene encoding STELAR K+ outward rectifier, which yields MGGSSGGGVSYRSGGESDVELEDYEVDDFRDGIVESRGNRFNPLTNFLGLDFAGGSGGKFTVINGIRDISRGSIVHPDNRWYKAWTMFILIWALYSSFFTPLEFGFFRGLPENLFILDIAGQIAFLVDIVLTFFVAYRDSRTYRMIYKRSSIALRYLKSTFIIDLLACMPWDIIYKAAGEKEEVRYLLLIRLYRVHRVILFFHKMEKDIRINYLFTRIVKLIFVELYCTHTAACIFYYLATTLPASQEGYTWIGSLKLGDYSYSKFREIDLWTRYTTSMYFAVVTMATVGYGDIHAVNMREMIFAMVYISFDMILGAYLIGNMTALIVKGSKTERFRDKMADIMRYMNRNKLGRNIRGQITGHLRLQYESSYTEAAVLQDIPVSIRAKIAQTLYLPYIEKVPLFRGCSSEFINQIVIRLHEEFFLPGEVIMEQGSVVDQLYFVCHGVLEEIGITKDGSEEIVAVLQPDHSFGEISILCNIPQPYTVRVAELCRILRLDKQSFMNILEIFFHDGRRILNNLLEGKESNVRIKQLESDITFHISKQEAELALKLNSAAFYGDLYQLKSLIRAGGDPNKTDYDGRSPLHLAASRGYEDITLYLIQESVDVNIKDKLGSTPLLEAIKNGNDRVAALLVKEGATLNIENAGTFLCTVVAKGDSDFLKRLLSNGIDPNSKDYDHRTPLHVAASEGFYVLAIQLVEASANVLAKDRWGNTPLDEALGCGNKMLIKLLEDAKNSQISSFPSGSKEPKGSFIGI from the exons ATGGGAGGTAGTAGCGGCGGCGGAGTTTCTTATCGTAGCGGCGGCGAATCAGACGTGGAATTAGAGGATTACGAGGTTGATGATTTCAGAGATGGGATTGTAGAATCGCGAGGAAACAGATTCAATCCTCTCACCAATTTCTTAGGGTTAGACTTCGCCGGCGGTAGCGGTGGAAAGTTCACCGTCATTAATGGAATCAGAGATATCTCCAGAGGCTCCATTGTTCATCCCGATAACCG GTGGTACAAGGCGTGGACGATGTTTATATTGATATGGGCACTttattcttccttcttcactcCATTGGAATTCGGATTCTTCAGGGGATTACCAGAGAATCTGTTCATCCTCGATATCGCTGGCCAAATCGCTTTCTTAGTAGATATTGTCTTGACATTCTTCGTTGCTTATCGTGATAGCCGAACTTATAGAATGATCTATAAACGCAGCTCAATTGCTTTACG GTACTTAAAATCAACTTTTATAATTGACTTACTTGCTTGCATGCCATGGGATATCATCTACAAG GCTGCAGgcgaaaaagaagaagtgagatACCTATTGTTGATAAGGCTATATCGAGTTCATAGAGTAATCCTGTTTTTCCACAAAATGGAGAAAGATATAAGAATCAATTACCTTTTTACAAGAATCGTCAAGCTTATATTCGTCGAGCTTTATTGCACTCACACCGCAGCTTGTATCTTCTATTACTTGGCCACGACGCTTCCTGCTTCTCAAGAAGGGTACACTTGGATTGGAAGCTTGAAGTTAGGAGATTACAGTTACTCGAAGTTTAGAGAGATCGATCTCTGGACTCGATACACTACTTCTATGTACTTTGCAGTTGTTACTATGGCAACTGTTG GTTATGGAGATATACACGCGGTTAATATGCGGGAAATGATATTCGCGATGGTCTACATTTCATTCGATATGATTCTAGGAGCTTACTTGATTGGTAACATGACAGCTTTGATTGTAAAAGGTtcgaaaacagagagattccGGGATAAGATGGCTGATATCATGCGGTATATGAACCGAAACAAACTCGGTAGGAACATCCGTGGTCAGATTACCGGACATTTGCGGTTGCAGTACGAAAGCAGCTACACTGAAGCAGCTGTTCTTCAAGACATTCCTGTCTCTATCCGTGCTAAG ATTGCGCAAACTTTATACTTGCCGTATATTGAGAAAGTTCCTCTCTTTCGCGGATGCTCATCTGAATTCATTAACCAGATT GTTATAAGACTTCATGAAGAGTTCTTTCTTCCTGGAGAAGTTATAATGGAGCAAGGAAGCGTCGTTGATCAGCTCTACTTTGTTTGTCACGGTGTATTG GAGGAGATAGGTATAACAAAGGATGGATCTGAAGAAATAGTGGCAGTTCTACAACCAGATCATTCTTTTGGAGAGATTTCAATCCTCTGCAATATTCCTCAGCCTTACACGGTTAGAGTTGCAGAGCTATGTCGGATTCTAAGGCTTGACAAGCAATCTTTCATGAACATACTCGAGATATTTTTCCATGATGGACGGAGGATTCTCAACAATCTGCTTGAAGGGAAAGAATCTAATGTCCGGATTAAGCAACTAGAATCCGATATAACCTTTCATATCAGTAAACAAGAGGCAGAGCTAGCTCTGAAGTTGAATAGTGCGGCTTTCTACGGTGATCTTTATCAGCTTAAGAGTTTGATTCGAGCTGGAGGTGACCCGAATAAGACAGATTATGACGGAAGATCGCCTTTG CATCTTGCAGCCTCTAGAGGATATGAAGATATTACATTATATCTTATACAAGAATCAGTTGATGTAAATATCAAAGATAAATTGGGGAGCACACCTTTACTAGAAGCAATCAAGAATGGGAATGATCGTGTTGCGGCGTTGCTTGTTAAAGAAGGAGCTACGTTGAACATAGAGAACGCAGGGACTTTCCTTTGCACCGTGGTTGCGAAAGGAGACAGCGATTTCTTGAAACGGCTTCTTAGTAACGGAATTGATCCTAATTCCAAAGATTATGATCACAGAACACCTCTTCATGTAGCTGCCTCTGAAGGATTTTATGTCTTGGCGATCCAATTGGTAGAAGCAAGTGCTAATGTTCTTGCAAAAGACAG atGGGGAAACACACCTCTTGATGAAGCTTTGGGTTGTGGGAACAAGATGTTGATAAAGTTACTCGAAGACGCTAAGAATTCTCAAATCTCTTCGTTTCCGAGTGGCTCCAAAGAGCCTAAAGGTAGTTTTATCGGCATATAA
- the SKOR gene encoding STELAR K+ outward rectifier: MGGSSGGGVSYRSGGESDVELEDYEVDDFRDGIVESRGNRFNPLTNFLGLDFAGGSGGKFTVINGIRDISRGSIVHPDNRWYKAWTMFILIWALYSSFFTPLEFGFFRGLPENLFILDIAGQIAFLVDIVLTFFVAYRDSRTYRMIYKRSSIALRYLKSTFIIDLLACMPWDIIYKAAGEKEEVRYLLLIRLYRVHRVILFFHKMEKDIRINYLFTRIVKLIFVELYCTHTAACIFYYLATTLPASQEGYTWIGSLKLGDYSYSKFREIDLWTRYTTSMYFAVVTMATVGYGDIHAVNMREMIFAMVYISFDMILGAYLIGNMTALIVKGSKTERFRDKMADIMRYMNRNKLGRNIRGQITGHLRLQYESSYTEAAVLQDIPVSIRAKIAQTLYLPYIEKVPLFRGCSSEFINQIVIRLHEEFFLPGEVIMEQGSVVDQLYFVCHGVLEEIGITKDGSEEIVAVLQPDHSFGEISILCNIPQPYTVRVAELCRILRLDKQSFMNILEIFFHDGRRILNNLLEGKESNVRIKQLESDITFHISKQEAELALKLNSAAFYGDLYQLKSLIRAGGDPNKTDYDGRSPLVCFYSFSVS; the protein is encoded by the exons ATGGGAGGTAGTAGCGGCGGCGGAGTTTCTTATCGTAGCGGCGGCGAATCAGACGTGGAATTAGAGGATTACGAGGTTGATGATTTCAGAGATGGGATTGTAGAATCGCGAGGAAACAGATTCAATCCTCTCACCAATTTCTTAGGGTTAGACTTCGCCGGCGGTAGCGGTGGAAAGTTCACCGTCATTAATGGAATCAGAGATATCTCCAGAGGCTCCATTGTTCATCCCGATAACCG GTGGTACAAGGCGTGGACGATGTTTATATTGATATGGGCACTttattcttccttcttcactcCATTGGAATTCGGATTCTTCAGGGGATTACCAGAGAATCTGTTCATCCTCGATATCGCTGGCCAAATCGCTTTCTTAGTAGATATTGTCTTGACATTCTTCGTTGCTTATCGTGATAGCCGAACTTATAGAATGATCTATAAACGCAGCTCAATTGCTTTACG GTACTTAAAATCAACTTTTATAATTGACTTACTTGCTTGCATGCCATGGGATATCATCTACAAG GCTGCAGgcgaaaaagaagaagtgagatACCTATTGTTGATAAGGCTATATCGAGTTCATAGAGTAATCCTGTTTTTCCACAAAATGGAGAAAGATATAAGAATCAATTACCTTTTTACAAGAATCGTCAAGCTTATATTCGTCGAGCTTTATTGCACTCACACCGCAGCTTGTATCTTCTATTACTTGGCCACGACGCTTCCTGCTTCTCAAGAAGGGTACACTTGGATTGGAAGCTTGAAGTTAGGAGATTACAGTTACTCGAAGTTTAGAGAGATCGATCTCTGGACTCGATACACTACTTCTATGTACTTTGCAGTTGTTACTATGGCAACTGTTG GTTATGGAGATATACACGCGGTTAATATGCGGGAAATGATATTCGCGATGGTCTACATTTCATTCGATATGATTCTAGGAGCTTACTTGATTGGTAACATGACAGCTTTGATTGTAAAAGGTtcgaaaacagagagattccGGGATAAGATGGCTGATATCATGCGGTATATGAACCGAAACAAACTCGGTAGGAACATCCGTGGTCAGATTACCGGACATTTGCGGTTGCAGTACGAAAGCAGCTACACTGAAGCAGCTGTTCTTCAAGACATTCCTGTCTCTATCCGTGCTAAG ATTGCGCAAACTTTATACTTGCCGTATATTGAGAAAGTTCCTCTCTTTCGCGGATGCTCATCTGAATTCATTAACCAGATT GTTATAAGACTTCATGAAGAGTTCTTTCTTCCTGGAGAAGTTATAATGGAGCAAGGAAGCGTCGTTGATCAGCTCTACTTTGTTTGTCACGGTGTATTG GAGGAGATAGGTATAACAAAGGATGGATCTGAAGAAATAGTGGCAGTTCTACAACCAGATCATTCTTTTGGAGAGATTTCAATCCTCTGCAATATTCCTCAGCCTTACACGGTTAGAGTTGCAGAGCTATGTCGGATTCTAAGGCTTGACAAGCAATCTTTCATGAACATACTCGAGATATTTTTCCATGATGGACGGAGGATTCTCAACAATCTGCTTGAAGGGAAAGAATCTAATGTCCGGATTAAGCAACTAGAATCCGATATAACCTTTCATATCAGTAAACAAGAGGCAGAGCTAGCTCTGAAGTTGAATAGTGCGGCTTTCTACGGTGATCTTTATCAGCTTAAGAGTTTGATTCGAGCTGGAGGTGACCCGAATAAGACAGATTATGACGGAAGATCGCCTTTGGTATGCTTCTACAGCTTCTCGGTTTCTTAA
- a CDS encoding zinc ion binding protein (zinc ion binding; FUNCTIONS IN: zinc ion binding; INVOLVED IN: biological_process unknown; LOCATED IN: intracellular; EXPRESSED IN: 13 plant structures; EXPRESSED DURING: 4 anthesis, F mature embryo stage, petal differentiation and expansion stage, E expanded cotyledon stage, D bilateral stage; CONTAINS InterPro DOMAIN/s: Zinc finger, C2H2-like (InterPro:IPR015880); Has 2320 Blast hits to 1846 proteins in 229 species: Archae - 5; Bacteria - 112; Metazoa - 839; Fungi - 255; Plants - 88; Viruses - 6; Other Eukaryotes - 1015 (source: NCBI BLink).), whose amino-acid sequence MDAQAKKKAMFRSKLNAKKKDTRIDSPLVRYNESDQPVCRVCNVVLKSESLWDVHQASRKHHEAIDSLKASAAGVQRGSKPAETRPTKIEALAKSSNSQTSSGLPPNFFENREPAREVEPAKSKNLEQSKHTIGSETNKSKGPLPAGFFDNQKTDSSNTKTTSEPKQSQTQTTGPETKPMVNGNLPTGFFDNKEADLLAHGIKLVKPDIKDEYKEFEKLIQDDLQVVDSRMEEEEVDAAETIEEEEQREQRSYKEKVEILKRKKMELKAARLAKRSKTSEGSVKKPKKTEEESPSDEEDDEDSAVDWRAQHL is encoded by the exons ATGGATGCTCAAGCGAAGAAGAAGGCCATGTTCCGGTCTAAACTCAACGCCAAGAAGAAAGACACCCGCATAGATTCTCCTCTCGTTAG GTACAACGAATCAGACCAGCCTGTGTGTCGAGTTTGCAATGTCGTCTTGAAATCTGAATCACTCTGGGATGTACATCAAGCTTCTCGTAAGCACCACGAG GCCATTGATAGTCTCAAGGCTAGTGCAGCGGGAGTCCAACGGGGTAGCAAACCTGCTGAAACTCGGCCAACGAAAATTGAAGCTTTGGCTAAATCATCCAATTCTCAGACATCATCTGGTCTTCCGCCAAATTTCTTCGAAAATCGTGAGCCTGCTAGAG AAGTAGAACCAGCAAAATCCAAGAATTTAGAGCAATCAAAGCACACTATAGGATCtgaaacaaataagtcaaAGGGACCTCTTCCAGCCGGATTCTTTGATAATCAGAAAACTGATTCTTCAAATACCAAAACCACCAGTGAACCTAAACAGAGTCAGACACAGACCACTGGtccagaaacaaaaccaatggTGAATGGAAACCTTCCAACCGgtttttttgataataaagAAGCTGACCTGCTTGCCCATGGAATCAAGCTCGTCAAACCAGATATCAA GGATGAATATAAAGAATTTGAGAAGTTGATACAAGATGATTTGCAGGTAGTGGATAGCcgcatggaagaagaagag GTTGATGCTGCGGAAACTATAGAAGAGGAGGAACAACGAGAGCAAAG ATCATACAAAGAGAAAGTAGAGAttctgaagaggaagaaaatggaACTTAAAGCGGCAAGATTAGCGAAGCGCAGTAAAACCTCTGAGGGGTCTGTTAAAAAGCCGAAGAagacagaagaagaatcgCCCAGCGATGAGGAGGATGACGAGGATTCTGCTGTTGATTGGAGAGCTCAACATCTTTGA
- a CDS encoding zinc ion binding protein (zinc ion binding; FUNCTIONS IN: zinc ion binding; INVOLVED IN: biological_process unknown; LOCATED IN: intracellular; EXPRESSED IN: 13 plant structures; EXPRESSED DURING: 4 anthesis, F mature embryo stage, petal differentiation and expansion stage, E expanded cotyledon stage, D bilateral stage; CONTAINS InterPro DOMAIN/s: Zinc finger, C2H2-like (InterPro:IPR015880); Has 2461 Blast hits to 1944 proteins in 239 species: Archae - 0; Bacteria - 112; Metazoa - 958; Fungi - 273; Plants - 97; Viruses - 6; Other Eukaryotes - 1015 (source: NCBI BLink).), with product MDAQAKKKAMFRSKLNAKKKDTRIDSPLVRYNESDQPVCRVCNVVLKSESLWDVHQASRKHHEAIDSLKASAAGVQRGSKPAETRPTKIEALAKSSNSQTSSGLPPNFFENREPARAEVEPAKSKNLEQSKHTIGSETNKSKGPLPAGFFDNQKTDSSNTKTTSEPKQSQTQTTGPETKPMVNGNLPTGFFDNKEADLLAHGIKLVKPDIKDEYKEFEKLIQDDLQVVDSRMEEEEVDAAETIEEEEQREQRSYKEKVEILKRKKMELKAARLAKRSKTSEGSVKKPKKTEEESPSDEEDDEDSAVDWRAQHL from the exons ATGGATGCTCAAGCGAAGAAGAAGGCCATGTTCCGGTCTAAACTCAACGCCAAGAAGAAAGACACCCGCATAGATTCTCCTCTCGTTAG GTACAACGAATCAGACCAGCCTGTGTGTCGAGTTTGCAATGTCGTCTTGAAATCTGAATCACTCTGGGATGTACATCAAGCTTCTCGTAAGCACCACGAG GCCATTGATAGTCTCAAGGCTAGTGCAGCGGGAGTCCAACGGGGTAGCAAACCTGCTGAAACTCGGCCAACGAAAATTGAAGCTTTGGCTAAATCATCCAATTCTCAGACATCATCTGGTCTTCCGCCAAATTTCTTCGAAAATCGTGAGCCTGCTAGAG CAGAAGTAGAACCAGCAAAATCCAAGAATTTAGAGCAATCAAAGCACACTATAGGATCtgaaacaaataagtcaaAGGGACCTCTTCCAGCCGGATTCTTTGATAATCAGAAAACTGATTCTTCAAATACCAAAACCACCAGTGAACCTAAACAGAGTCAGACACAGACCACTGGtccagaaacaaaaccaatggTGAATGGAAACCTTCCAACCGgtttttttgataataaagAAGCTGACCTGCTTGCCCATGGAATCAAGCTCGTCAAACCAGATATCAA GGATGAATATAAAGAATTTGAGAAGTTGATACAAGATGATTTGCAGGTAGTGGATAGCcgcatggaagaagaagag GTTGATGCTGCGGAAACTATAGAAGAGGAGGAACAACGAGAGCAAAG ATCATACAAAGAGAAAGTAGAGAttctgaagaggaagaaaatggaACTTAAAGCGGCAAGATTAGCGAAGCGCAGTAAAACCTCTGAGGGGTCTGTTAAAAAGCCGAAGAagacagaagaagaatcgCCCAGCGATGAGGAGGATGACGAGGATTCTGCTGTTGATTGGAGAGCTCAACATCTTTGA